One window of Pyxicephalus adspersus chromosome 4, UCB_Pads_2.0, whole genome shotgun sequence genomic DNA carries:
- the LOC140329587 gene encoding carbohydrate sulfotransferase 14-like, with amino-acid sequence MKFLVRLSILLIGLGFIGFRIKMIKVTPIQQAMTDLPSNIEKVAKSSSITTDTFLHVQQLRKRNLRNFCHQFPGLNNMNASEKADELLSTLAVSPKLLMVYCKPSDLAVDDWEEMIPHMEERVDVTIRSPLVDNDKPQIFPNKLADYDPPTLKHVLRTFTKVLFVRDPFERLVSRYMDGHAGEVTFEEFIDDLLLEEVGEDGLSFDSTVSLCHPCFVKYDYIVLYKYSKTELNHIVQRLGLPGKLHLSRSPRSKSKMTSRWLAENLFHGLSGQQINQLSVAYWCDLVAFGLHNSLLWNGTFVNIS; translated from the exons ATGAAGTTTTTAGTCCGACTCTCCATATTGTTAATCGGCCTCGGATTCATTGGCTTCCGGATAAAGATGATAAAAGTGACGCCAATCCAGCAGGCGATGACCGACCTGCCAA GTAACATTGAGAAGGTAGCAAAGTCTTCCTCCATCACCACTGACACGTTCCTTCACGTTCAGCAACTAAGAAAAAGGAATCTAAGGAACTTTTGTCACCAGTTTCCAGGACTGAACAACATGAATGCATCAGAAAAGGCGGACGAGCTTCTCTCCACCCTGGCTGTGAGCCCCAAACTGCTCATGGTTTACTGTAAGCCCTCCGACCTGGCCGTGGATGATTGGGAAGAGATGATACCACATATGGAGGAAAGGGTTGACGTGACCATAAGAAGTCCTCTTGTTGATAATGATAAACCACAGATATTTCCCAACAAACTTGCCGATTATGACCCCCCTACATTGAAGCATGTCCTTCGAACTTTCACCAAGGTCCTCTTTGTTAGGGATCCATTTGAAAGGCTCGTATCTAGATACATGGACGGCCATGCTGGGGAGGTCACCTTTGAAGAGTTCATTGATGATTTGCTCCTTGAGGAGGTTGGAGAGGACGGTTTATCCTTTGATTCCACAGTTAGCTTGTGCCACCCTTGCTTTGTCAAATACGactacatagtgctgtacaaatattCAAAAACTGAACTTAATCACATAGTCCAGAGACTGGGTTTGCCAGGGAAGCTACATTTGTCCCGCTCTCCAAGAAGCAAATCTAAAATGACCTCAAGATGGTTGGCGGAGAACTTGTTTCACGGACTGAGCGGACAACAGATAAACCAACTTTCAGTAGCCTACTGGTGCGACTTGGTTGCCTTTGGTCTGCACAATAGTTTGCTGTGGAATGGAACTTTTGTTAACATTagttaa